One part of the Oceanihabitans sp. IOP_32 genome encodes these proteins:
- a CDS encoding efflux RND transporter periplasmic adaptor subunit, with protein sequence MKKYIIYIAILVVGLLLGWMIFGGTSNNKTAHNHDTVAETNQMWTCSMHPQIMQPEPGDCPICGMDLIPAEAGADGLQADQFRLTENAMALANIQTSMVGSKNTEEHTIKLSGKIVANEEANAVQISYFSGRIERLEVNFTGEEVQKGQLLASIYSPELYAAQQELITASALKETQPALYKAVRNKLKLWKLSENQINQIEISGKIKENFPVYATVSGTVSEKLVEQGDFVKQGQPLLKIANLNSVWALFDVYENQIDLFKKGQDMTITTRANINKEFEAKVDFINPILDAQTRTVKLRAVLSNANQVFKPGMFVEGQIKRSASTKDAVLTIPSTAVLWTGERSLVYLKSDPNQPVFEMRKITLGQQIGDHYQVLAGLNDGDEIVTNGTFTVDAAAQLQGKNSMMNKDDKNEELKVKNENGEDKNKRVSVSEAFQNQLKTVFNDYIHVKDALVEDDSKTVQSKSKELIEKISKVDMKLLKDNDVHKHWMALETEIKAAAIAISKTTEIKEQRLHFENLSIPLTNAIKVFGINEIVYQQYCPMVDNNKGAYWLSKEEKVFNPYFGDAMLTCGEVTQVIE encoded by the coding sequence ATGAAAAAATACATCATTTACATCGCAATATTGGTAGTTGGTTTACTTTTAGGTTGGATGATTTTTGGCGGAACATCTAACAACAAAACAGCGCACAATCACGATACCGTAGCAGAAACCAACCAAATGTGGACCTGCTCTATGCATCCTCAAATTATGCAGCCAGAACCAGGTGATTGCCCCATTTGTGGCATGGATTTAATTCCTGCCGAAGCTGGTGCCGATGGTTTGCAAGCAGATCAATTTAGACTTACTGAAAATGCTATGGCGTTGGCAAACATCCAAACCTCTATGGTTGGTTCTAAAAACACAGAAGAACATACCATCAAATTATCTGGGAAAATTGTTGCCAATGAAGAAGCAAATGCTGTACAGATCAGTTATTTTTCAGGACGAATTGAACGACTTGAGGTAAATTTCACAGGTGAAGAAGTGCAGAAAGGACAGCTACTAGCAAGCATTTACTCACCAGAATTGTACGCCGCTCAGCAAGAACTCATTACAGCCTCAGCGCTAAAGGAAACGCAACCCGCATTGTACAAAGCGGTTCGCAATAAACTAAAATTATGGAAATTATCTGAAAATCAAATCAACCAAATAGAAATATCGGGAAAAATAAAAGAAAATTTCCCAGTTTATGCCACGGTTTCTGGTACGGTTTCAGAAAAATTAGTAGAACAAGGCGATTTTGTAAAACAAGGACAACCCTTACTTAAAATTGCCAATTTAAATTCCGTTTGGGCGCTTTTTGATGTGTATGAAAATCAAATCGATTTATTTAAAAAAGGTCAGGACATGACTATAACTACTCGTGCCAATATTAACAAAGAATTTGAGGCAAAAGTGGACTTTATAAATCCCATTTTAGATGCCCAAACACGAACTGTAAAATTAAGAGCAGTGCTTAGCAATGCCAATCAGGTGTTTAAACCAGGCATGTTTGTCGAAGGACAAATAAAACGGAGTGCTTCAACTAAAGATGCGGTGCTAACCATTCCGTCAACAGCGGTTTTATGGACCGGAGAGCGCTCTTTAGTCTATCTTAAAAGCGACCCTAACCAGCCTGTTTTCGAAATGCGTAAAATTACTTTGGGTCAACAGATTGGAGATCACTATCAAGTTTTAGCAGGTTTAAATGATGGTGATGAAATTGTAACAAACGGCACCTTTACTGTAGATGCCGCTGCCCAATTACAGGGTAAAAATTCGATGATGAATAAAGATGACAAAAATGAAGAGCTAAAAGTGAAAAATGAAAACGGGGAAGATAAAAATAAACGGGTAAGCGTTTCAGAAGCATTTCAAAATCAATTGAAAACGGTTTTTAATGATTATATCCATGTAAAAGATGCTTTAGTTGAGGATGATTCAAAAACCGTGCAAAGCAAATCAAAAGAACTAATAGAAAAGATATCTAAAGTGGATATGAAACTTCTAAAAGATAATGATGTGCATAAACATTGGATGGCTTTAGAAACCGAAATAAAAGCGGCGGCAATAGCTATCTCAAAAACAACTGAGATTAAGGAACAACGATTGCATTTTGAAAACTTGTCTATACCATTAACCAATGCTATTAAAGTCTTCGGTATTAATGAAATCGTGTACCAACAATACTGTCCAATGGTAGATAACAATAAAGGCGCGTATTGGTTAAGTAAGGAAGAAAAAGTTTTTAATCCCTATTTTGGGGACGCCATGCTAACTTGCGGAGAAGTAACACAGGTAATAGAATAA
- a CDS encoding heavy-metal-associated domain-containing protein produces MNFSNKKVILSVALIAAIGFTSCKNEAKQEDESTNTEVTQEIAMAELSFGVKGNCGMCKTTIEKAANSVEGVVNSNWDIVKKKIDVTFDDAKTDEMAIHNAIAASGYDTEKATGNLEAYNNLPECCKYDHDMMMNQTGQQQEGDHSNHKH; encoded by the coding sequence ATGAATTTTTCAAACAAAAAAGTAATTTTAAGTGTAGCCCTAATTGCGGCTATAGGTTTCACAAGTTGTAAAAATGAAGCCAAGCAAGAAGATGAATCAACAAACACAGAGGTAACTCAAGAAATAGCCATGGCCGAGTTGTCTTTTGGTGTAAAAGGTAATTGTGGGATGTGCAAAACAACTATCGAAAAAGCTGCTAATAGTGTTGAAGGTGTTGTAAATTCAAATTGGGATATCGTCAAAAAGAAAATCGATGTCACTTTTGATGACGCAAAAACAGATGAAATGGCCATACATAATGCCATTGCCGCTTCAGGTTACGATACTGAAAAAGCAACGGGTAATTTAGAGGCTTATAACAATTTGCCTGAATGTTGTAAATACGATCATGACATGATGATGAACCAAACAGGCCAGCAACAAGAAGGTGATCATTCCAATCATAAGCATTAG